The following proteins are co-located in the Gossypium hirsutum isolate 1008001.06 chromosome A02, Gossypium_hirsutum_v2.1, whole genome shotgun sequence genome:
- the LOC107952218 gene encoding S-antigen protein-like translates to MYVNHEIDIVIFADNDLILVVATVEGAGDGNEGVDVAGSKGGERVADLNEDSIKVTSSECGEGGEGLGGDGVELLAVKMVRVVRKGAKVTSSKGGEGTEVASSKGGEGAEVESGEDGKGAEGLNRDSAKGTEVAGGKSGKGVEGLSGDGVEVSSSQYGESGEGSEGIEVAGSQGGEGGESSVGFKGLDGLDASFERLEEGDKGLNSSVEEDSEEGLRMKVIVVQRTRIFI, encoded by the exons ATGTATGTAAATCATGAGATTGACATTGTCATTTTTGCTGATAATGATTTAATATTAGTTGTAGCAACTGTGGAAGGTGCTGGTGATGGTAATGAAGGTGTTGATGTTGCTGGTAGTAAAGGGGGTGAACGTGTTGCAGATTTAAATGAAGACAGTATTAAGGTTACTAGCAGTGAATGTGGTGAGGGTGGTGAAGGTTTAGGTGGGGACGGTGTTGAGTTGTTGGCAGTAAAGATGGTAAGGGTGGTGAG GAAGGGTGCTAAGGTAACTAGCAGTAAAGGTGGTGAGGGTACTGAGGTTGCTAGCAGTAAAGGTGGTGAGGGTGCTGAGGTTGAAAGTGGTGAAGATGGTAAGGGTGCTGAAGGTTTAAATAGGGATAGTGCTAAAGGTACTGAGGTTGCTGGTGGTAAAAGTGGTAAGGGTGTTGAAGGTCTAAGTGGGGATGGTGTTGAGGTTTCTAGCAGTCAATACGGTGAGAGTGGTGAAGGCAGTGAGGGTATTGAGGTCGCTGGCAGTCAAGGTGGTGAAGGTGGTGAAAGTAGTGTGGGTTTTAAAGGTTTAGATGGTTTAGATGCATCTTTTGAAAGGTTAGAAGAGGGTGATAAAGGTTTAAATAGTAGTGTTGAAGAAGATAGTGAGGAGGGGTTAAGGATGAAAGTGATTGTGGTTCAGAGGACgagaatttttatttga